The Candidatus Methylacidiphilales bacterium genome window below encodes:
- a CDS encoding circadian clock KaiB family protein, translated as MKPNKNSSSRLPSIITRRKLNAAKASSKFTSKRLRNNFVLLLFVAGATDRSHKAVLRVLELCDTTLKGCAKLEVIDIFQQPDLAREYQIIATPTLIIQLPLPVRRFIGNLTNITNLVSQLDLGEKGRISA; from the coding sequence ATGAAACCAAACAAAAACAGCTCCAGCCGCCTGCCCTCCATAATAACACGGCGGAAGCTGAATGCGGCCAAGGCTTCATCAAAATTTACATCCAAGCGGCTCAGGAACAATTTCGTCCTTCTCCTGTTCGTGGCGGGAGCCACGGATCGCTCGCATAAAGCTGTACTGCGCGTCCTTGAGTTGTGCGACACGACCCTGAAAGGATGCGCGAAACTGGAAGTCATAGACATCTTTCAGCAGCCCGATCTGGCGCGCGAGTACCAGATCATCGCAACTCCGACGCTCATCATCCAGTTACCCCTGCCGGTGCGCCGGTTTATTGGCAACCTGACGAATATCACCAATCTGGTCAGCCAATTGGATTTGGGAGAAAAAGGTAGAATCAGCGCATGA
- the kaiC gene encoding circadian clock protein KaiC has protein sequence MKKHPPNILPMKNNGHNTIVTGTPLPKCLTGIQGLDEITGGGLPRGRPSLVCGGAGCGKTLLSAEFLVRGAVQFKEPGVFMAFEETEEELTANVASLGFDLPGLVRRKKIVIDYVHVERSEIHESGEYDLEGLFLRLGHAIDSIGAKRVVLDTLEVLFASLPNEAILRSELRRLFRWLKDKGVTAVITAERGREQLTRHGLEEYVSDCVILLDHRVYDQIATRHLRVVKYRGALHGTNEFPFLIGDTGISVLPITSLGLNHKISSERIATGIPRLDAMLGGRGFFRGSSILLTGTPGTGKTIVAANFAQAACRRGERVLFFSFEESPNQIIRNMHSIGLRLDPLVKRDLLRFHSARPSLYGLEMHLATMFKEIASFQPHVVIVDPITSLMDAGTDSESKGMVTRLIDYLKAGQVTSLFTSLTQGGHALQQSEMAMSSLMDSWLLLQDFEGNGERNRVLYVLKARGMAHSNQIREFLISDRGIDVVDAYIGASGVLTGSARAAQNSLEKAAVLAGQQEAARRKRELERKREAIERQISGLRSDYESETMELRRIDEQVGTSTLMLTTERAASGILRQADIKVAANTRGKHRPGKIN, from the coding sequence ATGAAAAAACACCCCCCCAACATTCTTCCAATGAAAAATAACGGCCACAACACCATCGTTACCGGAACTCCTTTGCCCAAATGCCTCACCGGCATTCAAGGCCTTGACGAAATTACAGGCGGCGGATTGCCACGCGGGCGGCCCTCACTGGTCTGCGGCGGCGCAGGCTGCGGCAAAACACTGTTGTCCGCGGAATTCCTCGTGCGTGGCGCGGTCCAATTCAAGGAACCGGGAGTGTTCATGGCCTTTGAAGAGACAGAAGAGGAATTGACGGCCAATGTTGCCTCGCTCGGATTTGATCTGCCGGGCTTGGTGCGGCGCAAAAAAATTGTAATTGATTACGTCCATGTCGAGCGCAGTGAAATCCATGAGAGTGGCGAATACGACCTGGAAGGATTGTTCCTCCGGCTCGGACACGCGATTGATTCCATCGGCGCGAAGCGCGTGGTGCTGGACACGCTGGAAGTCCTGTTTGCCAGCCTGCCCAATGAAGCCATTCTGCGCTCAGAATTGCGCCGCCTTTTCCGCTGGCTCAAGGACAAGGGTGTGACCGCAGTCATCACGGCCGAACGCGGACGCGAGCAATTGACGCGCCACGGATTGGAAGAATATGTGTCCGACTGCGTCATCCTGCTCGACCATCGGGTCTATGACCAGATTGCCACCCGCCATCTGCGCGTGGTGAAATATCGCGGCGCACTGCACGGCACCAATGAATTTCCATTTCTCATTGGCGACACGGGCATCAGCGTGCTTCCCATCACGTCATTGGGGCTGAATCACAAGATATCAAGCGAGCGGATTGCCACCGGCATCCCCCGGCTCGATGCGATGCTGGGCGGACGGGGATTTTTTCGCGGCAGCAGCATTCTGCTCACGGGCACGCCAGGCACGGGCAAGACCATCGTTGCCGCCAACTTTGCCCAGGCCGCCTGCCGGCGCGGGGAGCGTGTGCTCTTCTTTTCGTTCGAGGAATCACCCAACCAGATCATCCGCAACATGCACTCCATCGGGTTGCGTCTGGATCCGCTGGTCAAGCGCGATCTGCTGCGCTTTCACTCGGCGCGGCCCTCGCTCTACGGCCTGGAAATGCACCTGGCCACGATGTTCAAGGAGATCGCCTCATTTCAGCCCCACGTCGTCATCGTGGATCCCATTACAAGCCTGATGGACGCGGGCACCGACTCCGAAAGCAAGGGAATGGTGACCCGGCTGATTGATTATTTGAAGGCCGGACAGGTCACCTCGCTCTTCACCAGTCTGACCCAGGGCGGCCACGCGCTGCAGCAAAGTGAAATGGCCATGTCCTCGCTCATGGACTCCTGGCTGTTGTTGCAGGACTTTGAGGGCAATGGCGAGCGCAATCGCGTTCTTTACGTGCTCAAGGCGCGCGGCATGGCGCATTCAAACCAAATCCGCGAGTTCCTGATTTCGGACCGGGGCATTGACGTCGTGGACGCGTATATTGGCGCCAGCGGTGTCTTGACCGGCTCGGCGCGCGCGGCGCAAAATTCGCTCGAAAAGGCCGCCGTATTGGCCGGCCAGCAGGAAGCCGCCCGCCGCAAACGCGAGTTGGAACGCAAACGCGAGGCAATTGAACGGCAAATCAGCGGGTTGCGCTCCGATTACGAAAGCGAAACCATGGAACTGCGGCGCATTGACGAACAGGTCGGAACCAGCACGCTCATGTTAACCACTGAGCGGGCAGCCTCAGGCATCTTGCGCCAGGCGGATATCAAGGTGGCGGCCAACACGCGCGGCAAACACAGGCCGGGGAAAATCAATTGA
- a CDS encoding ATP-binding protein — MKTRRGQSDSRLEPSSELVQLRARMVEAEETIRAIRSGEVDVVVVTRKQGLQMFTLEGAEHTYRVLIESMNEGALTLTADKTILYANRCFARMVKCPLEQVTGGSFRRFLSVEDRTRLRALMKRGDKSDAKIQVLLIAGDGSQIPVQISIRPQAKQGVNRACIGMVVTDMTEARRTEELLRALTHRVVQAQEAERGGLAVELHDNITQLLCAILFRSQALANNLSMVKGPSRNEAIKLRKMLGQAAEEVERISRNLRPGVLEELGLVPVLQATSAEFEDRTGIPVKLACIGLAARLPAGTELALYRIFQEALKNVEQHAHARHIAVNLKQQGAMIELSIHDDGIGFNTEDHSARRKAKGGLGLLGMRERAAYVGGTLSIKSIPRSGTKIEALIPLPPKSTAAKRKQK; from the coding sequence ATGAAAACAAGACGAGGCCAGTCCGACTCCCGCCTCGAGCCCTCAAGCGAGCTCGTGCAACTCCGCGCCCGCATGGTCGAAGCCGAGGAAACCATCCGCGCCATCCGCAGCGGCGAAGTGGATGTCGTGGTGGTCACTCGCAAGCAGGGTTTGCAAATGTTCACGTTGGAAGGCGCCGAGCACACCTACCGCGTACTCATCGAATCCATGAACGAGGGCGCACTGACACTGACGGCTGACAAGACGATTCTCTATGCCAACCGGTGCTTTGCCCGAATGGTCAAATGCCCGTTGGAGCAGGTAACAGGCGGTTCCTTTCGCCGTTTTCTCTCCGTCGAAGACCGGACAAGGCTCCGGGCGCTCATGAAAAGGGGCGATAAATCCGACGCTAAAATCCAGGTGCTGCTGATTGCCGGTGATGGTTCGCAAATACCGGTGCAAATCTCAATACGTCCGCAGGCAAAGCAGGGTGTCAATCGCGCATGCATCGGCATGGTGGTGACGGACATGACTGAGGCCCGGCGTACGGAGGAACTGTTGCGGGCTTTGACGCATCGTGTGGTGCAAGCCCAGGAAGCCGAGCGCGGGGGCCTGGCCGTTGAATTGCACGACAACATCACCCAGCTTCTCTGTGCCATACTTTTTCGCAGCCAGGCGCTGGCAAACAACCTTTCCATGGTTAAGGGACCATCCAGAAATGAGGCGATAAAGCTCCGCAAGATGCTCGGTCAGGCGGCCGAGGAAGTCGAGCGCATCTCGCGCAATCTGCGGCCCGGTGTATTGGAAGAACTGGGCCTGGTCCCCGTCCTGCAAGCAACCAGCGCCGAGTTTGAGGATCGGACGGGCATCCCAGTCAAGCTGGCCTGCATCGGGTTGGCTGCGCGTCTGCCTGCCGGCACCGAGTTGGCGCTCTACCGCATTTTCCAGGAAGCCTTGAAAAATGTGGAGCAGCATGCCCATGCCCGTCATATAGCTGTAAACCTTAAACAGCAAGGTGCTATGATTGAGTTGTCAATTCATGATGACGGAATCGGCTTTAACACGGAGGATCACAGCGCCAGAAGAAAAGCAAAAGGCGGCCTTGGGCTGCTCGGCATGCGCGAGCGTGCCGCCTATGTGGGTGGCACCTTGAGCATCAAATCCATTCCCCGCTCGGGAACAAAAATCGAGGCGCTCATACCATTGCCACCCAAATCAACGGCGGCCAAACGAAAACAAAAATGA
- a CDS encoding response regulator transcription factor, producing the protein MKKITILLAEDHMIVREGFRKMLELEADIEVVGEAQDGRQAITLAKKLSPDVVLMDIAMPQLNGLEATRQVLKAVPATKVIILSAHSDDAYVINATESGAVGFLLKQTSAHDVCRAIREVKKGKTFFSASVSKRLDRLKAQSLSHTGTPNKKIAQLTSRELEVLQLIAEGKANKQTASELGIGIKTVEKHREHLMEKLDIHDTAGLTRYAISAGIIENSVQLTIV; encoded by the coding sequence ATGAAAAAAATTACCATTCTGCTGGCGGAAGACCACATGATCGTCCGCGAAGGATTTCGAAAGATGCTTGAGCTGGAGGCCGATATTGAAGTGGTCGGAGAAGCACAAGACGGGCGTCAGGCGATCACGCTGGCAAAAAAACTTTCTCCCGATGTGGTTTTGATGGACATTGCGATGCCTCAACTCAACGGCCTGGAAGCCACCCGGCAGGTCCTCAAAGCCGTTCCCGCCACCAAGGTGATCATTCTCTCCGCGCACAGCGATGACGCGTATGTCATAAACGCAACCGAGTCCGGCGCCGTTGGATTTCTGCTGAAACAAACCTCCGCTCATGATGTGTGCCGGGCGATCCGGGAAGTTAAAAAGGGGAAAACATTTTTCAGCGCATCGGTTTCCAAGCGTCTGGATCGGTTGAAGGCGCAATCCCTGAGCCACACGGGGACACCCAACAAGAAAATTGCCCAGTTGACTTCGCGCGAGCTGGAAGTGCTGCAATTGATTGCCGAAGGCAAGGCCAACAAGCAAACCGCCTCTGAGCTGGGCATCGGCATCAAAACCGTCGAAAAGCACCGTGAACATCTCATGGAAAAACTCGACATTCATGACACCGCCGGACTCACCCGTTACGCCATCAGCGCGGGCATCATCGAAAACAGCGTCCAATTGACCATCGTTTAG
- a CDS encoding sensor histidine kinase, with protein MKQKISRRYQWALLAYLKQCTRARLLLARGMGRQALKAGMQTLDLAKLHEHILLTRVLPDRPAAKRAALIKLAGTFFTEAITPIEKINRDTHAAAVHLNQIVEILSQRTVELAASNLELKQEIAHRKTAEKALKKSERHYSELLEHSDRLQQQLRGLSRQILAAQEEERKRISRELHDVIAQTLTGINVRLSALKKEASLNTKGLDRNIAHTQRLVEKSVDIVHRFARELRPAVLDDLGLIPALHSFVKIFSERTHLRVHLKIFAGIEQLDINKRTMLYRVALESLNNVSRHAKAGHVEVNIQKLRGIARMEIKDDGRSFHVERVMRSRGNKRLGLLGMRERVEMFGGTFCVESASGQGTTIRVEIPFAHVRRNKLKKSGNITLKCP; from the coding sequence ATGAAACAAAAAATTTCAAGACGTTACCAATGGGCATTGCTGGCCTATCTCAAACAATGCACCCGTGCGCGCCTGCTCTTGGCGCGCGGCATGGGCCGGCAGGCGTTGAAGGCGGGCATGCAGACGTTGGACCTCGCCAAGCTCCATGAACACATTTTACTGACCCGGGTGTTGCCGGATCGTCCGGCCGCCAAACGCGCCGCGCTCATCAAGCTTGCGGGCACTTTCTTTACCGAGGCGATCACCCCGATCGAGAAAATCAATCGCGATACGCATGCGGCTGCCGTACATCTGAATCAAATCGTTGAGATACTGAGCCAGCGCACCGTCGAGCTGGCCGCCTCGAACCTGGAATTGAAACAGGAGATCGCCCACCGCAAAACAGCGGAGAAGGCTCTCAAAAAGAGCGAGCGGCATTACTCGGAATTGCTGGAACACTCGGATCGCTTGCAGCAACAGTTGCGCGGATTGTCCCGCCAGATACTGGCGGCGCAGGAAGAGGAACGGAAACGGATCAGCCGGGAATTGCATGATGTCATCGCCCAGACCCTGACAGGAATCAACGTCCGGCTCTCGGCGCTAAAAAAGGAAGCCTCGCTCAACACCAAGGGCCTCGACCGCAACATCGCCCACACGCAACGTCTGGTGGAAAAATCGGTGGATATCGTACATCGCTTTGCCCGCGAATTGCGCCCGGCTGTGCTGGACGACCTGGGGCTGATTCCCGCCCTGCACTCGTTTGTAAAAATATTTTCCGAGCGGACACACCTCCGCGTTCATTTGAAGATCTTTGCAGGAATTGAACAATTGGACATCAACAAGCGAACGATGCTTTATCGAGTCGCCCTCGAGTCGCTTAACAACGTCTCCCGCCACGCAAAAGCCGGCCATGTGGAGGTGAATATTCAAAAACTTCGAGGCATCGCCCGCATGGAAATCAAGGATGATGGCAGATCCTTCCATGTGGAACGCGTCATGCGATCCAGGGGAAACAAGCGATTGGGCCTGCTCGGCATGCGCGAGAGGGTCGAAATGTTTGGCGGCACTTTTTGTGTTGAATCCGCATCCGGCCAGGGCACCACCATCCGGGTGGAAATTCCATTTGCGCACGTCAGGAGAAACAAGTTGAAAAAATCCGGCAACATCACACTCAAATGTCCATGA